TGGCAAAGTGTCAATGACATCCATGTTCCGTCCATGATTAAATGTCACATATTTGATCAGCaggagttttaagaaattgtttgactctATGTATTAAAGTGAGtaaaaaagttggtggaatgtgatgcctacttttatatattggttttataataaaatgcgagtggaatgagttagtggaatgtacaCTTACcaatatagtaaaagtaaaatgagacatttagtGGCGGAttgacgaaaaagaaaaaaactagacatttaatggcggacagagggagtatgtttttgtATCTAGACAAATTATAAATGTGAGTGGAGTATttgatcaaaattaaaaataaagctattaaatatttttatcattctcttattACGGTTTCTCTCTTCCTCTCAAAGAAAAACGCATTCCCGCTTTCTCTCTTGAAATAATTCTCTGATACAATTTCTAATTAATAATGCAAACGTAAACCAAGAAACCCTAGTTGGGGTGCTAGGGTTTCAAGGATGAACTCGAGGCATATCATATCCCAAGGAAAGAAGCGAAAAAAGGGAATAtaatttataatgaaaaaaaactATCTCCAACTTATTACAATAAAAGAAACTAGGAAAAGTGCTAAACACTAGAGAGAGTTTTTTCACACACTTGAATTAGCATGATGTTGCTTTTAGGAGCAGGAAAAGCTAGCTAAGATGTGGGTTGGAACGTGAAGAGATATATGGACGTAGGCGAGTCTTGGGTGGTGACATTTGCGGTGTACTTCTTGGGGCTTGGGTTTAAACCTTCCTGAGCCGAGATCACGAATGTGTAAAACACACTAAAGAACTCCTTCTTCTCAGCCTTTAACACAGACCCAAAAGTCAAGAGCTCCACATCCTTTTTGCCTGCTGCCGACACCAGAATCTGATTGTTGTATTCCGACACTGCGAATTTCGCAAGTGTAATGATGTCCGGTGCAGTAGGATCGACGGGGACCGGCTTGAGGTCCGGGGGAACACTACCCATCAGCAAATAaaaaggatttttttttaagattAGTTCATAGATAAAAATAAGGACTAGAATAAATGATTCAATATTTCAATCtgtataattaataaatgtctaatattttcttatttggaCTGTTTCGATTATTatctcattttacttttactattttaataGATGGACCTCACATTTCAATAACTtattctattaactttttttttacttatttttctttacaaagttaaacaatttattAGACCTCTATTGTAAAGCAAATAGGGGCATACACTGGTAAAACGCCGGAAATGGAAAATGCGGCTTCTGCGACTTTTGTGACGGACGACGCTGCTACTGCGGCCACCCCGGCCAACACGAGGCCCCGTCTCGTGTTGCCGCTCTCCACCACCAACTTCTCCGAGTCTATCGAGGCCCTCACCGCCAGCGGGCTGCAACGGGTGGTTGCCTTGGCCGGCTTCGCGGCGAAGGCGCCACCAAAGAAGGAGGTGGTCATGGTCATGGATGATGCCATTGGGAATATTTGATAGGTATTTTACaagtgtgtgtatttgttttaattttgtgaTTAACTGTTCATGCTTATATAGAAGTTGGGTACTAGGGTTTCATGCAAAGGTGATCTGTTTATTCTATCCGAAAAAGTGAGGTGGCTCCACTTGTTTTGTGCCACGTGTGATGGAATACcctaattggattaaattgttgTTCCTGATTTGTTAACATTTAATTCAAGATAATTGTGtcaaaataatatactccctccgtttagTATATCAGAAAAAAGTGAGTTGCTCCAGTTGTTTTGTGCTACGTGTGATGGTATGCGACTGAATTGgacttatttgatttttttgtaaaattgtCTCTACTCAATTTTTGTATGGATATACACCTTTTATAACACGTTTATTTTTGTGATTAATACATGATTGTTCGAGCCATCATGCAGACTCGCTTTCTACATTCTCACGTATTAACTAGGACAAGTTTATCCATGTGGGGAAATTTTCTCCACtcaatttttgtatatttaataaaagaaatactataatttataaatcATACGTTGTCTATGATACTTTTATTATATTCTCCTTCTAGCCATATTTCTTTTGAGCACGAAAATGAAGGAATAAATGTTTAGTAATtgaagaaaatataaatttaattagagatatattccctccgtccacgatttaaagaaccattttgccattttagtttgtccacgatttatag
This genomic interval from Salvia splendens isolate huo1 chromosome 13, SspV2, whole genome shotgun sequence contains the following:
- the LOC121761532 gene encoding uncharacterized protein LOC121761532, which codes for MASSMTMTTSFFGGAFAAKPAKATTRCSPLAVRASIDSEKLVVESGNTRRGLVLAGVAAVAASSVTKVAEAAFSISGVLPVVPPDLKPVPVDPTAPDIITLAKFAVSEYNNQILVSAAGKKDVELLTFGSVLKAEKKEFFSVFYTFVISAQEGLNPSPKKYTANVTTQDSPTSIYLFTFQPTS